Proteins from one Bradyrhizobium amphicarpaeae genomic window:
- a CDS encoding peptidoglycan D,D-transpeptidase FtsI family protein, with the protein MSAATPAKPTEPWRQRLIRSLLYGRNVDRAAKARARVGLAMLAFASVYALIGGRLVMFAIGADAHGARRAAAQEVVATARPDIVDRNGAILATDVKAASLFGEPRRIIDKDEAIELLTATVPDLDEAEVRERLRTRKGFVWLKREVTAKQQQDIHKLGIPGIGFLRENKRVYPTGNEVAHLIGLVNIDNQGIAGIEKWLDNQGLADLHRAGFATDRLQKPIELSVDLRVEHALRDELLKAKDKFHAKAASGIVSNVKTGEIVALVSLPDFDPNNPKEAHDPDRINRLTTGVYEMGSTFKAFTLAMALDSGKINLNTMWDARGNLHYGKFTIHDSHPLGRFINTKEVFTYSSNIGAARIALGQGVEAHKAFLAKMGQLTRLRTELPESAAPLIPRRWSELNTVTAAFGQGLSVAPLQAVMGINALVNGGYLIPPTFMKRTPEEAAALAKRVVRTDTSDKMRYLMRLNAEIGTAKTADVKGYYVGGKTGTSEKVINGRYAKKRVLNSFTAILPCDDPKYHVLIMLDEPQALPETHGFITSGWNAVPTGGKVIERIAPLLGIEPRFDLPPADRLILAASRTTQ; encoded by the coding sequence ATGAGCGCTGCGACCCCGGCCAAGCCTACGGAACCCTGGCGCCAGCGGTTGATCCGCAGCCTGCTCTACGGGCGCAATGTCGACCGCGCCGCGAAGGCGCGCGCGCGCGTGGGCCTCGCCATGCTCGCCTTCGCCTCGGTCTACGCCCTGATCGGCGGCCGGCTCGTGATGTTTGCGATCGGCGCCGATGCCCACGGCGCACGCCGCGCCGCAGCGCAGGAGGTGGTCGCGACGGCACGGCCCGACATCGTCGACCGCAACGGCGCCATCCTTGCGACCGACGTCAAGGCGGCAAGCCTGTTCGGCGAGCCGCGCCGCATCATCGACAAGGACGAGGCGATCGAGCTTCTCACCGCGACCGTGCCCGATCTCGACGAGGCCGAGGTGCGCGAGCGCCTGAGGACGCGCAAGGGCTTCGTCTGGCTCAAGCGTGAGGTCACGGCGAAGCAGCAGCAGGACATCCATAAGCTCGGCATTCCCGGCATCGGCTTCCTGCGCGAGAACAAGCGGGTCTATCCGACCGGCAATGAGGTCGCCCACCTCATCGGTCTCGTCAACATCGACAATCAGGGCATCGCCGGCATCGAGAAATGGCTCGACAATCAAGGTCTCGCCGATCTCCATCGCGCCGGCTTCGCGACTGATCGCCTGCAAAAGCCGATCGAGCTCTCGGTCGATCTGCGTGTCGAGCATGCGTTGCGCGATGAATTGCTGAAAGCCAAAGACAAGTTCCACGCCAAGGCCGCGTCCGGCATCGTCTCGAACGTCAAGACCGGCGAGATCGTCGCGCTGGTCTCGCTTCCGGATTTCGATCCGAACAATCCGAAGGAAGCGCACGATCCCGACCGCATCAACCGGCTCACCACCGGCGTCTACGAGATGGGCTCGACCTTCAAGGCCTTCACGCTGGCGATGGCACTGGATTCCGGCAAGATCAATTTGAACACGATGTGGGACGCACGCGGAAACCTGCACTACGGCAAGTTCACCATCCACGACAGCCATCCGCTCGGGCGTTTCATCAACACCAAGGAAGTCTTTACCTACTCGTCCAACATCGGCGCGGCGCGGATCGCGCTGGGGCAGGGCGTGGAGGCCCATAAGGCGTTTCTCGCCAAGATGGGACAGTTGACTCGGCTGCGCACCGAATTGCCGGAGAGCGCGGCGCCGCTGATCCCGCGGCGCTGGAGCGAACTCAACACCGTCACCGCCGCGTTCGGCCAGGGTCTGTCCGTGGCGCCGCTGCAAGCCGTGATGGGCATCAATGCCCTCGTGAACGGCGGTTATCTGATTCCGCCGACCTTCATGAAGCGCACGCCGGAAGAAGCCGCGGCATTGGCCAAGCGGGTCGTCAGGACCGACACCAGCGACAAGATGCGATATCTGATGCGGCTCAACGCCGAGATCGGCACGGCCAAGACCGCAGACGTCAAGGGTTATTACGTCGGCGGCAAGACCGGCACATCCGAGAAGGTCATCAACGGCCGCTACGCCAAGAAACGCGTGCTCAATTCCTTCACCGCGATCCTGCCCTGCGACGATCCGAAATATCACGTCCTGATCATGCTGGACGAGCCGCAGGCGCTGCCGGAAACGCACGGTTTCATCACCTCGGGCTGGAACGCGGTGCCGACCGGCGGCAAGGTGATCGAGCGGATCGCGCCGCTTCTGGGCATCGAGCCGCGGTTCGACCTGCCGCCTGCGGACCGCCTTATTCTTGCAGCATCCAGGACAACCCAGTAA
- the ftsL gene encoding cell division protein FtsL: MRIIHLFVIGALIFAAAYVYRIKMDSTARTEKVLRLHAEIREQRDAIASLRSEWAKLDAPLRLQGLSDRHLQLKPVTGTQYDSLKNLPERPPRMFRPGEPDPIGAMLNTIEAASDPDTVTGSVPQPEDKQ, translated from the coding sequence ATGCGCATCATCCACCTCTTCGTCATCGGCGCGCTCATCTTCGCGGCGGCCTATGTCTACCGGATCAAGATGGACTCCACGGCGCGCACCGAGAAAGTGTTGCGGCTGCATGCGGAGATCCGCGAGCAGCGCGACGCGATCGCCTCGTTGCGCTCCGAATGGGCCAAGCTCGATGCGCCGCTACGCCTGCAAGGCCTGTCCGACCGGCATCTGCAGCTCAAGCCGGTCACCGGCACGCAATATGATTCGCTGAAGAATCTGCCGGAACGTCCGCCGCGAATGTTCCGGCCGGGCGAGCCCGATCCGATTGGAGCCATGCTCAACACCATCGAAGCCGCCAGCGATCCTGACACCGTGACGGGCTCCGTGCCTCAGCCCGAGGACAAGCAATGA